Proteins encoded together in one Bacteroides ovatus window:
- the pyrB gene encoding aspartate carbamoyltransferase — translation MENRSLVTIAEHSKEKILYMLEMAKQFEMNPNRRLLQGKVVATLFFEPSTRTRLSFETAANRLGARVIGFSDPKATSSSKGETLKDTIMMVSNYADIIVMRHYLEGAARYASEVAPVPIVNAGDGANQHPSQTMLDLYSIYKTQGTLENLNIFLVGDLKYGRTVHSLLMAMRHFNPTFHFIAPEELKMPEEYKLYCKTHQIKYVEHTDFTEEIIADADILYMTRVQRERFTDLMEYERVKNVYILRNKMLENTRPNLRILHPLPRVNEIAYDVDNNPKAYYFQQAQNGLYAREAILCDVLGITLDDVKNDILL, via the coding sequence ATGGAAAACAGAAGTTTAGTAACCATTGCCGAACATTCTAAAGAAAAAATCCTCTACATGCTCGAAATGGCGAAGCAGTTTGAAATGAACCCCAATCGCCGGTTATTACAAGGAAAGGTTGTAGCAACCCTGTTCTTTGAACCTTCCACCCGTACCCGCTTGAGTTTTGAAACAGCTGCCAACCGTCTCGGTGCACGAGTAATCGGATTCTCTGACCCCAAAGCTACCAGCTCTTCCAAAGGGGAAACACTTAAAGACACGATCATGATGGTGAGCAACTATGCAGATATTATCGTCATGCGACACTATCTCGAAGGAGCTGCACGGTATGCCAGCGAAGTAGCCCCGGTGCCCATTGTCAACGCAGGTGACGGAGCCAACCAGCACCCGTCGCAGACGATGCTCGATCTCTACTCTATCTACAAGACACAAGGAACGCTGGAAAATCTGAACATTTTCCTGGTGGGTGACTTGAAATACGGCCGCACCGTACATTCTTTGCTGATGGCGATGCGACACTTTAATCCGACTTTCCACTTCATCGCTCCCGAAGAGCTGAAAATGCCGGAAGAATACAAACTTTACTGTAAAACGCACCAAATAAAATACGTTGAACATACGGATTTTACCGAAGAGATTATCGCTGACGCCGATATTCTGTACATGACCCGTGTGCAACGCGAACGTTTCACCGACCTGATGGAATATGAACGGGTGAAGAATGTATATATTCTCCGTAACAAAATGCTGGAAAACACACGTCCGAACCTGCGTATCCTGCACCCGCTTCCCCGTGTCAACGAAATTGCTTACGATGTGGATAACAATCCGAAAGCATATTATTTCCAACAGGCACAAAACGGTCTGTATGCCCGCGAAGCAATCCTTTGCGATGTATTAGGTATCACATTAGATGACGTTAAAAACGATATTTTATTATGA
- a CDS encoding UpxY family transcription antiterminator — MILTKETLSAGPKIGTGEGVAHSKRWYVALVRMHHEKKVAERLDKMGIENFVPVQQEVHQWSDRRKVVESVLLPMMVFVHADPKERKEVLSFSTVSRYMVMRGESSPTIIPDEQMARFRFMLDYSEEAICMNSAPLARGEKVRVIKGPLTGLVGELVTVDGRSKIAVRLNMLGCACADMPVGYVEPIGERQ; from the coding sequence ATGATTCTAACGAAAGAAACTTTAAGTGCTGGGCCTAAAATTGGGACAGGGGAAGGCGTAGCACACTCTAAACGCTGGTATGTTGCTCTGGTTCGTATGCATCATGAGAAGAAAGTAGCCGAACGTTTAGACAAAATGGGGATTGAAAATTTTGTACCGGTCCAGCAAGAAGTACATCAATGGAGCGACCGCCGTAAAGTGGTTGAATCCGTGCTGCTTCCCATGATGGTCTTTGTACATGCTGATCCTAAAGAACGTAAAGAGGTTCTTTCTTTTTCTACAGTTAGTCGGTATATGGTAATGCGCGGTGAGAGCAGTCCGACTATCATTCCTGATGAACAAATGGCCCGTTTCCGTTTTATGCTCGACTATTCCGAAGAGGCAATCTGTATGAATAGTGCTCCTTTGGCACGTGGTGAGAAAGTACGTGTTATTAAAGGTCCTTTGACGGGGCTTGTAGGAGAGCTTGTTACAGTAGATGGTAGAAGTAAGATTGCTGTCCGGTTGAATATGCTGGGGTGTGCTTGTGCGGATATGCCGGTCGGGTATGTAGAGCCGATAGGTGAGAGGCAATAA
- a CDS encoding SH3 beta-barrel fold-containing protein: MRQKIRKGKLEACKLVWKKRITAEKGISDKCAERIVQECIKLIDRMLYGNVVIAFYKQDGTFCLERGTLVGYDKFFHREFNITAKQESILYWSEEQKGWRRFMIGNLMEWRAIV, translated from the coding sequence ATGAGACAAAAAATCAGGAAAGGCAAGTTAGAAGCTTGCAAATTAGTATGGAAAAAACGTATTACTGCTGAAAAGGGGATTTCGGATAAATGTGCGGAGAGAATTGTACAAGAGTGCATTAAACTAATAGATCGCATGTTGTATGGGAATGTAGTGATAGCTTTTTACAAGCAGGATGGCACGTTTTGTCTGGAAAGAGGAACACTGGTAGGATATGATAAATTCTTCCATAGAGAATTCAATATCACAGCAAAACAAGAGTCTATTCTCTATTGGAGTGAAGAACAAAAAGGATGGAGAAGATTTATGATCGGGAACCTGATGGAGTGGAGAGCTATTGTATAA
- a CDS encoding acyltransferase family protein — translation MCKNQKMIERNYSIDILKFICAILVVFLHTDCVYHDYILPLTRCAVPCFFMISGYLLFNDGDIEISRLKRSTRNILHIIVWSTLLFACYKEAVAIHQGSVYIPSLRELFNFIVLNENPFGGHLWYLGAYLYVLLIAMIISKYKIWKYMFYAIPILLLTDLILGKYSLLFLDREFPVIYVRNFLFVGLPYFALGACLKKYSDKISKIKYYYWLIGGILFSLTSLMEKWVLLYLDKNPGREHYFSSTLLALCLFLLVLSFKKKEPTIYSTIGNKDSLYIYIFHPLFISIIGMIVGKIASNSIVNIYSFTAPFVVFLSTMVFIIVIRKIRLIQ, via the coding sequence ATGTGCAAAAATCAGAAGATGATAGAACGTAATTATTCAATAGATATTCTTAAGTTTATATGTGCAATCCTTGTGGTATTCCTTCACACTGATTGTGTATATCATGATTACATCTTGCCACTCACACGTTGCGCAGTGCCTTGCTTTTTTATGATTAGTGGTTATTTGTTATTCAACGATGGCGATATAGAAATATCGAGATTAAAACGCAGTACTAGGAATATTTTGCACATCATCGTATGGTCTACGTTGTTGTTTGCTTGTTATAAAGAAGCTGTGGCAATACATCAAGGGAGTGTTTACATACCATCACTTCGTGAATTATTTAATTTTATAGTTCTTAATGAAAATCCTTTTGGCGGTCATCTTTGGTATTTGGGGGCATATTTATATGTACTATTGATAGCAATGATTATAAGCAAGTATAAGATTTGGAAATATATGTTCTATGCCATTCCTATATTATTGCTGACAGACTTAATATTGGGTAAGTATAGTTTACTTTTTCTCGATAGAGAGTTTCCAGTTATCTATGTACGGAACTTTTTGTTTGTCGGTCTACCATATTTTGCATTGGGGGCATGTCTGAAGAAGTATAGTGACAAGATTAGTAAAATTAAATACTATTATTGGCTTATTGGGGGCATTTTATTCTCATTGACGTCTCTAATGGAAAAATGGGTATTGCTATATTTAGACAAGAATCCCGGACGTGAACATTATTTTAGTAGCACGTTGCTTGCGCTATGTCTATTCTTGTTAGTATTATCATTCAAGAAGAAAGAACCAACTATATATTCGACTATTGGAAATAAAGATTCGCTTTACATATACATCTTTCATCCTCTCTTTATATCAATCATCGGTATGATAGTTGGTAAGATAGCATCAAATTCTATAGTAAATATATACTCATTTACTGCGCCATTTGTAGTGTTCTTATCGACGATGGTCTTTATAATAGTAATAAGAAAAATCCGGTTGATACAATGA
- a CDS encoding polysaccharide pyruvyl transferase family protein, translating to MKIGILTFHCAHNYGAVLQTYALVTYLRKNNYDAEIIDYKPKSLTMSHGIMPWRRISRLNIIRKVIFVLRILPFLTVRKERSDKFQSFIDSLPLSTRKYTETDSEVTGYDIIICGSDQVWNPSITNGFDKFFCGSVSHKGKFISYAASTEAKRIISDDYKKYKEVLSNFENISVRESELKNILQPLINKEITKVIDPVFLLSANEWQKVAIKPTFTDKPYLLVYQVKRDDRVLDMANKYAALHHMSVVEVTAEAEYKKMKNRILTASPFEFVGLFANASCVVTTSFHGTAFSIIFNKPFKTVLFNAPGDGRALDVMNTFGIENSTVNVDSGDIQEMSLNTPNLDIIVRTSETFIKQAIQR from the coding sequence ATGAAGATAGGAATATTGACATTTCATTGTGCTCACAATTATGGGGCCGTGTTGCAGACCTATGCTTTAGTAACGTATTTGCGGAAGAATAACTATGATGCGGAGATAATAGATTATAAACCCAAATCGTTAACTATGTCCCATGGTATTATGCCTTGGCGTAGAATTTCCCGACTTAATATAATACGAAAAGTTATCTTTGTTCTTAGAATATTACCGTTCTTAACGGTAAGAAAAGAACGTTCTGACAAATTTCAATCATTTATAGATAGCTTACCTCTTTCAACTCGGAAATATACGGAAACAGACAGTGAAGTCACAGGCTATGATATAATAATTTGTGGCAGTGACCAAGTTTGGAATCCTAGCATTACCAATGGCTTTGATAAATTCTTTTGTGGAAGTGTCAGTCATAAAGGCAAATTTATATCCTATGCAGCTAGTACTGAAGCCAAACGAATCATCTCCGATGACTATAAAAAATATAAAGAAGTACTCTCCAATTTTGAGAATATTTCAGTTAGAGAGTCAGAGCTTAAAAATATTTTGCAACCACTCATAAATAAAGAAATAACGAAAGTTATAGACCCTGTGTTTTTATTATCTGCCAATGAATGGCAAAAGGTAGCTATCAAACCAACTTTTACCGACAAACCATACCTTCTTGTATATCAGGTAAAGAGAGACGATAGGGTACTGGATATGGCAAATAAATATGCTGCATTACACCACATGAGTGTTGTTGAAGTAACAGCAGAGGCTGAATATAAAAAAATGAAGAATCGAATATTGACAGCATCTCCTTTTGAATTTGTGGGATTGTTTGCCAATGCCTCATGTGTCGTTACAACATCATTTCATGGAACCGCATTTTCTATAATATTCAACAAGCCTTTTAAAACCGTATTGTTCAATGCGCCCGGCGATGGACGGGCTCTGGATGTAATGAATACTTTCGGCATAGAAAATTCGACAGTTAATGTAGATAGCGGGGATATTCAGGAAATGTCTCTTAACACCCCTAATTTAGATATTATAGTCCGGACTTCGGAAACATTTATAAAGCAGGCCATACAACGATGA
- a CDS encoding tyrosine-type DNA invertase cluster 3b — MQMMNKNGFSRCGENYINRLRKEGRYSTAHVYKNALYSFSKFCGTLNMSFRQVTKERLRRYGQYLYECGLKPNTISTYMRMLRSIYNRGVEAGSAPYVPRLFHDVYTGVDVRQKKALPAGELHRLLYEDPKSERLRRTQTIAALMFQFCGMSFADLAHLEKSALDQSVLRYNRIKTKTPMSVEVLDTARGMINQLRSNQEPIPDCPDYLFDILCGNKKRKDERAYREYQSALRRFNNCLKDLARALRLNSPVSSYTLRHSWATTAKYRGVPIEMISESLGHKSIKTTQIYLKGFELRERTEVNKGNLSYIRNYRLGR; from the coding sequence ATGCAAATGATGAATAAAAATGGATTCAGTCGATGTGGGGAGAACTACATCAATCGTTTACGAAAGGAGGGGCGCTATTCTACAGCGCATGTCTATAAGAATGCCCTTTATTCTTTCAGTAAGTTTTGTGGTACGTTGAATATGTCGTTCAGGCAGGTCACCAAAGAACGTTTACGACGTTATGGTCAGTATCTTTATGAGTGTGGTTTGAAGCCTAATACGATTTCTACGTATATGCGTATGCTTCGTAGCATTTACAATCGGGGAGTGGAAGCAGGGAGTGCCCCTTATGTTCCCCGATTATTTCATGATGTCTATACAGGTGTGGATGTCCGACAAAAGAAAGCTTTGCCTGCCGGTGAGTTGCACAGACTTTTGTATGAGGATCCCAAATCGGAGCGTTTACGTCGTACACAAACTATTGCTGCTCTGATGTTCCAGTTTTGTGGAATGTCATTCGCTGATTTAGCTCATCTGGAAAAATCGGCTTTAGATCAGAGTGTATTACGCTATAATCGAATCAAGACGAAAACTCCCATGAGCGTGGAAGTGCTTGATACTGCCAGAGGAATGATTAATCAACTCCGAAGTAATCAGGAACCCATTCCTGATTGTCCGGACTATCTGTTCGACATACTTTGCGGTAATAAAAAACGGAAGGATGAAAGGGCATACCGTGAATATCAGTCTGCTCTTCGGAGATTCAATAATTGTTTGAAGGATTTGGCGAGAGCTCTACGTTTGAATTCTCCCGTTTCTTCTTACACACTCCGTCATTCCTGGGCAACGACAGCCAAGTATCGTGGAGTGCCAATTGAAATGATCAGTGAATCATTGGGACACAAATCAATAAAAACCACACAAATCTATTTAAAGGGTTTTGAGCTAAGAGAACGTACAGAGGTAAATAAAGGGAATTTATCTTACATTAGGAACTATCGTTTAGGTAGGTAA
- a CDS encoding flavin reductase family protein, producing the protein MKQDWKPGTMIYPLPAVLVSCGKEESEYNMFTVAWTGTSCTNPPMCYISVRPERHSYDIIKKNMEFVINLTTKDMAFATDWCGVRSGRDYHKFDEMKLTPGQCTVVSAPLIEESPLCIECRVKEIISLGSHDMFIADVVNVRADDRNLNPETGKLELAEANPLVYVHGGYYNLGEKIGKFGWSVEKKKS; encoded by the coding sequence ATGAAACAGGACTGGAAACCAGGAACGATGATCTATCCGCTGCCGGCTGTACTAGTCAGCTGCGGAAAGGAAGAAAGCGAATATAATATGTTCACAGTAGCATGGACGGGTACGAGTTGTACAAACCCGCCCATGTGTTATATATCCGTACGTCCGGAACGCCATTCTTATGACATTATCAAAAAAAACATGGAGTTTGTCATCAACCTGACAACGAAAGATATGGCTTTTGCCACTGACTGGTGCGGAGTTCGTTCGGGACGTGATTATCATAAATTTGATGAGATGAAGCTGACACCCGGACAGTGTACGGTGGTTAGTGCTCCGTTGATTGAAGAATCTCCTCTCTGCATTGAATGCCGTGTGAAAGAAATCATCTCTCTCGGCTCACACGATATGTTTATCGCTGACGTAGTAAATGTGCGTGCGGACGACCGGAACCTGAATCCTGAAACCGGAAAGCTGGAACTGGCCGAAGCCAATCCGCTGGTATATGTGCACGGAGGATATTATAATCTGGGAGAGAAAATCGGTAAGTTCGGTTGGAGTGTAGAAAAGAAGAAATCATAA
- a CDS encoding porin family protein, with translation MNMLRKFILPGLLAIACTAVGQNYNAEKVDRPNTKKINIGIKAGFNSSMFMVSELKIKDVTIDEVQNNYKIGYFGALFMRINMKKHFIQPEVSYNVSKCEITFDKLGSQHPAIEPDYASVQSVLHSVDFPILYGYNVVKKGPYGMSIFAGPKLRYLWGKHNEITFKNFDQKGIHERLYPFNVSAVIGVGVNISRIFFDFRYEQGIGNISKSIIYDNINSDGSTGVSNIIFRRRDSALSFSLGFIL, from the coding sequence ATGAATATGCTGCGTAAATTCATCCTTCCCGGTTTGTTAGCTATAGCCTGCACGGCTGTCGGCCAGAACTATAACGCAGAAAAAGTAGACCGCCCCAATACAAAAAAAATAAATATCGGTATCAAGGCGGGATTCAACTCTTCCATGTTCATGGTGTCTGAACTGAAAATTAAGGATGTAACTATCGATGAGGTGCAGAATAACTACAAGATAGGTTATTTCGGCGCCCTCTTTATGCGCATCAACATGAAGAAGCATTTCATTCAGCCGGAAGTGTCCTATAATGTAAGCAAATGTGAGATCACTTTCGATAAGCTCGGTTCGCAGCATCCTGCCATCGAGCCTGATTATGCTTCCGTGCAATCGGTGTTGCACAGTGTGGATTTCCCTATTTTATACGGCTATAATGTGGTGAAAAAAGGGCCTTACGGAATGTCTATCTTCGCAGGCCCCAAACTTCGCTACTTATGGGGAAAACACAATGAAATCACTTTTAAGAATTTTGACCAAAAAGGGATTCACGAAAGGCTGTATCCGTTCAATGTCAGTGCAGTGATCGGTGTAGGCGTCAACATCTCCCGTATCTTTTTCGATTTCCGCTACGAGCAAGGCATCGGAAATATCTCCAAGTCCATCATTTACGACAATATCAATTCCGACGGCAGCACAGGAGTGAGCAACATTATTTTCCGTCGCCGTGACAGCGCGTTAAGTTTTTCGCTGGGATTCATCCTTTAA
- the pyrI gene encoding aspartate carbamoyltransferase regulatory subunit, translating to MSENKQALQVAALKNGTVIDHIPSEKLFTVVQLLGVEQMTSNITIGFNLDSKKLGKKGIIKIADKFFCDEEINRISVVAPHVKLNIIRDYEVVEKKEVKMPDELRGIVKCANPKCITNNEPMATIFHVIDKDNCIVKCHYCEKEQKREEITIL from the coding sequence ATGAGCGAAAATAAACAAGCATTGCAAGTAGCTGCCCTGAAAAACGGGACAGTGATTGACCATATCCCATCCGAAAAGCTCTTTACCGTAGTGCAACTGCTCGGTGTGGAACAGATGACTAGCAATATCACTATCGGATTCAACCTCGACAGCAAGAAGCTGGGTAAAAAAGGGATCATCAAGATTGCAGATAAATTCTTCTGCGACGAAGAGATTAACCGTATTTCAGTAGTTGCCCCGCACGTCAAGCTGAATATCATCCGCGATTACGAAGTAGTGGAAAAGAAAGAGGTGAAAATGCCGGATGAACTTCGGGGCATCGTGAAATGTGCCAATCCGAAATGTATCACCAACAACGAACCGATGGCCACTATCTTTCATGTGATAGACAAGGATAATTGTATCGTAAAGTGCCATTATTGCGAGAAAGAGCAGAAACGTGAAGAGATTACAATCCTCTGA
- a CDS encoding DUF4373 domain-containing protein — MNMINKGIPYFPTPANFFDEEVMELLEAKFGVLASYIVMRLLCKIYKEGYYISWGKEQNLIFVRKVGGGIKEDMMEKIVDLLLEKGFFHKETYEKYGILTSEQIQRVWFEATTRRKIDFSQLPYLLETKKKKGMQKEELNAENADIFETQEEVSQENADISRQTKLKETKLNSEEEEINDASIEIPGYAYNLATHNIAGLMESLDNHKVTDPKEKQTILRLSDYGRKGTQVWKLLSNTAWSKIGAPGKYIIAALASGRK, encoded by the coding sequence ATGAATATGATTAATAAAGGGATACCTTATTTTCCGACACCGGCAAACTTCTTTGACGAAGAAGTGATGGAACTATTAGAAGCTAAGTTTGGAGTATTAGCTTCTTACATTGTCATGCGATTGCTTTGTAAAATATATAAAGAGGGATATTATATCTCTTGGGGAAAGGAACAAAACCTGATTTTCGTCCGTAAAGTGGGCGGCGGGATCAAAGAGGACATGATGGAAAAGATTGTCGACCTATTATTGGAAAAAGGATTTTTCCATAAGGAAACCTACGAAAAATACGGCATACTCACTTCGGAACAGATTCAAAGGGTGTGGTTTGAAGCTACTACACGAAGGAAAATAGATTTCTCCCAACTACCTTATTTATTAGAGACCAAGAAGAAAAAAGGGATGCAAAAAGAAGAGTTGAACGCGGAAAATGCAGACATTTTTGAAACTCAAGAGGAGGTGAGTCAAGAAAATGCAGACATTTCCCGACAAACTAAACTAAAGGAAACTAAACTAAATTCTGAAGAAGAAGAAATTAACGATGCTTCGATTGAAATTCCGGGGTATGCCTACAATCTGGCTACACACAACATAGCAGGATTGATGGAGAGTCTGGACAACCATAAAGTGACTGACCCAAAAGAGAAACAGACGATTCTCCGGCTATCGGACTATGGCAGGAAAGGCACCCAGGTGTGGAAACTGCTCTCCAATACGGCCTGGAGTAAAATCGGAGCACCGGGGAAATATATCATTGCAGCGTTAGCTAGCGGACGGAAATAA
- a CDS encoding Coenzyme F420 hydrogenase/dehydrogenase, beta subunit C-terminal domain, which yields MININNQADCCGCTACASICAHDAITMKPDALGFLYPEVDRSKCVDCGLCEKVCAFNDDYDKSLNIDNPLAYAARHKNEEELRYSRSGAVFVAMSDYILEHGGVVYGAGYADHFRVVHKRATTKEECSEFKGSKYVQSDMNTVFRQVKQDLKAGLVVLFSGTPCQTAGLNSYIGKAQRKNLILIDIICHAVPSPSIWKDYLGYTESKFKSNVIKLEFREKSIGWNQPHMESFTFTDNSIHKDFLLRYLFYSGLISRPSCEHCKYCNLSRPSDLTIGDFWGYEKVVPKMNTDNKGISLVICNTDKGCSFFRECSYMLHTKHVDLMNSLQPNLQHPSSVDPRWHQFAKDYQKRGFLYVARKYGNVGYRYQLRMFMDKIKRKLSI from the coding sequence ATGATAAATATCAATAATCAGGCAGATTGTTGCGGATGTACTGCATGTGCCAGTATTTGCGCTCATGATGCTATCACGATGAAACCAGATGCGCTTGGATTTCTCTATCCGGAAGTGGATCGAAGCAAGTGTGTTGATTGCGGTCTGTGTGAGAAGGTGTGTGCTTTTAATGACGATTACGATAAAAGCTTAAATATAGATAACCCTTTAGCTTATGCGGCAAGGCATAAAAATGAGGAAGAATTAAGATATAGCCGTTCTGGAGCCGTATTTGTTGCTATGTCTGATTATATTCTGGAACATGGTGGCGTTGTGTATGGTGCAGGATATGCTGACCATTTTAGAGTCGTCCATAAACGAGCAACTACAAAAGAAGAATGTAGCGAATTCAAGGGAAGTAAGTATGTACAGAGCGATATGAATACGGTGTTCCGCCAAGTGAAGCAAGATTTGAAGGCAGGTTTGGTTGTTTTATTCTCTGGTACTCCATGTCAAACAGCAGGTTTGAATAGTTATATAGGAAAAGCTCAAAGAAAAAATCTCATTCTTATAGACATTATTTGTCATGCAGTGCCCAGTCCTTCTATATGGAAAGATTATCTTGGCTATACAGAATCAAAATTCAAATCAAACGTTATCAAATTAGAATTTCGAGAAAAATCCATTGGGTGGAACCAACCACACATGGAAAGTTTTACTTTTACAGATAACTCTATTCATAAAGACTTTCTGTTAAGGTATCTTTTTTATTCAGGATTAATTTCCCGGCCCTCTTGTGAGCATTGTAAATATTGCAATCTTTCCAGACCTTCTGATTTGACTATCGGAGACTTTTGGGGATATGAAAAAGTCGTACCGAAAATGAATACAGACAATAAAGGAATCTCGCTCGTTATTTGTAACACGGATAAGGGGTGTAGTTTTTTTAGGGAATGTTCTTATATGCTGCATACAAAGCATGTAGACTTGATGAATTCATTGCAACCCAATCTGCAACATCCTTCGTCTGTAGATCCTCGTTGGCATCAATTTGCAAAGGATTATCAAAAAAGAGGATTTTTGTATGTTGCCAGGAAATATGGAAATGTAGGTTATCGTTACCAACTAAGAATGTTTATGGACAAAATTAAGCGGAAATTATCCATTTAA
- a CDS encoding oligosaccharide flippase family protein — MSQATDNNKRIAKNTLLLYIRMLFMMIVSLYTSRVILDALGVEDFGIYNVVGGVVAMFSVISGSLSASISRFITFELGKGDQSKLNKIFSASVTIQILLSLIVVILIEIVGVWFLNSKMIIPADRILAANWVLQFSVVTFVINLISVPYNASIIAHEKMSAFAYISILEAIGKLIIAYLIVIAPMDKLVFYSILMCSVAIIIRFTYGYYCKRHFKECTYHFCWDKKLLKNMFGFAGWNFIGAASSVLRDQGGNVVINLFFGPSVNAAKGIAMQVNSAISGFVSNFMTALNPQITKSYASGNQDYMMALIFQGAKFSFYMLLLLSLPVIINTHYILGLWLKLVPEHAVLFVRLTLLFAMSESISNPLITAMLATGRIRNYQIMVGGLQMLNLPISYIFLRLGCVPESVLFVAIFISQCCLVARLYMLRGMIGLSSVKYLKHVYLKVLMVMSTSAILPILLLKNINETFLSFLVISVVSILTTSISIFYIGCSKEERVFVWAKVSALCAKIRR, encoded by the coding sequence ATGTCTCAAGCGACAGACAACAATAAACGAATAGCGAAGAATACCTTACTTCTCTATATTCGTATGCTTTTTATGATGATCGTGAGTTTATATACTTCACGTGTCATACTAGATGCTCTAGGAGTTGAAGATTTTGGTATATATAATGTCGTAGGTGGCGTTGTAGCTATGTTTTCGGTAATATCGGGGTCATTATCTGCTTCTATCAGTAGATTTATTACCTTTGAATTGGGGAAAGGTGATCAAAGTAAGCTGAATAAGATATTTTCAGCATCGGTTACTATCCAAATATTGTTGTCTTTAATCGTAGTCATATTAATAGAGATTGTTGGTGTATGGTTTCTTAATTCTAAGATGATTATTCCAGCAGATAGAATACTGGCAGCTAATTGGGTACTCCAATTTTCTGTTGTCACTTTTGTCATAAATCTTATAAGTGTTCCATATAACGCATCTATAATAGCACATGAAAAAATGTCGGCCTTTGCTTATATCAGTATATTGGAAGCTATAGGCAAACTTATTATTGCATATTTGATCGTTATAGCTCCTATGGATAAATTGGTGTTTTATTCAATTTTGATGTGTTCTGTAGCAATAATTATTCGTTTTACTTATGGCTATTATTGTAAAAGGCATTTCAAAGAGTGTACTTATCATTTTTGTTGGGATAAAAAACTTCTAAAGAATATGTTTGGGTTTGCAGGATGGAATTTCATTGGAGCTGCTTCATCCGTGTTAAGAGATCAAGGTGGAAATGTTGTCATTAATTTGTTTTTCGGTCCGTCTGTAAATGCAGCTAAAGGTATTGCTATGCAAGTAAATTCAGCAATTTCAGGATTTGTTAGTAATTTTATGACAGCATTAAATCCGCAAATTACAAAATCTTATGCTTCTGGCAATCAAGACTATATGATGGCACTTATCTTTCAAGGAGCGAAGTTCTCATTTTATATGTTGTTGTTGCTCTCATTGCCGGTGATTATCAATACTCACTATATTCTTGGGCTATGGCTGAAATTGGTGCCGGAACATGCAGTTCTGTTTGTGCGGCTAACGTTGCTTTTTGCCATGAGTGAATCTATTTCAAATCCATTGATTACGGCCATGCTTGCCACGGGTAGAATTCGGAACTATCAGATTATGGTAGGTGGTCTGCAGATGCTGAATCTCCCTATATCATATATCTTTCTTCGTTTGGGGTGTGTACCGGAGTCTGTATTGTTTGTTGCAATATTTATATCTCAATGCTGTTTAGTTGCACGTCTTTATATGCTCAGAGGAATGATTGGATTGTCTTCTGTCAAGTATTTGAAACATGTGTATTTAAAAGTCTTGATGGTAATGTCAACATCAGCGATTCTACCAATATTATTATTAAAGAACATAAATGAAACCTTTTTATCCTTTTTAGTTATATCTGTAGTGTCAATACTTACCACATCAATTTCGATATTTTATATAGGATGTAGTAAAGAAGAAAGAGTTTTTGTCTGGGCAAAGGTCAGTGCTTTATGTGCAAAAATCAGAAGATGA
- a CDS encoding DUF4119 family protein — MKSKNAKKGSKNDKVKRNVQTMKKAPGKHSKEEIISEEELDNRIAIDGDIRLYFTMYLKIFIDGHFRHPKKKKLINLAQYIYDQKVLYIHKHGGYKLMELSSIHAELGALKKPVEEEYMKEKKEKREQAEKVKSKY, encoded by the coding sequence ATGAAAAGTAAAAATGCCAAAAAAGGTAGTAAAAACGACAAGGTAAAAAGAAATGTCCAAACAATGAAAAAAGCTCCAGGGAAGCATTCAAAGGAAGAAATCATCAGTGAAGAAGAGCTGGATAACAGAATAGCAATCGACGGAGATATCCGCCTTTATTTCACCATGTATTTAAAAATCTTTATTGATGGACATTTCCGCCATCCTAAGAAGAAAAAGCTGATAAATCTAGCCCAATATATCTATGACCAAAAAGTATTATACATCCACAAACATGGCGGCTATAAGTTAATGGAACTTAGCAGTATACATGCTGAATTGGGTGCATTGAAAAAACCTGTTGAGGAAGAGTACATGAAAGAAAAAAAGGAAAAAAGAGAACAGGCTGAAAAGGTCAAAAGCAAGTACTAA